The Halomonas qaidamensis genome includes the window CTCGCTTAGCCAGCCCCAAGATGCTTGTCGCGGCCGCCCCAAGGCATCTTGTACGGTTAGCTGACGGCGTTCGGCGTTGGTGGCGGCAATAAGCGCTTCCAAGCTGCCTTCGCCGCCATCGGCCAGCGGGCAAAGGTTAATCGTGGCGGTTGGCGCAGCCCGCTGAATACCGCTTGCCATGGCGCTTGCCGCTTGTTCAGCGCTAAGCGCATCTTTAAAACTATCGGGGCAAAGCAGAACATTCATCGCACAGCCTCCTTAATGCGTTGTCATAACTATTTGTCGTAGTTTTTTATCATTTATCTTAATGGTTGCCAGCGAGCTTAGCGCGGCGTTCGATGACACACCAGCCGCCACTGGGGCGAGAGGATCACTCATGAAGGCAATACTACCGATTAGCATGACGTGCTTGTTACTAGTGACAGGCTGCCAAACAGTGCCTGAGCGCCTTCCTCAAGCGGAGCCAGCCCCTTCGGCAGCCTGCTATTTTCCAAGCGATCAGCCTAGTCAAAAGACTCCATCGTTGGAGGTGCTGACACAAAGTATTGGCGTATTGGAAACATGGGGTTTTGAGCTTGAAACTACTGACACCGATCTAGGGCTTGTGACCGCTAGTCGGCAGCGAGATTTAATTGGTTACTATGACCCTTATGATAACGACTTTGGGTATGGGCGAAACATGCGGGTATTTGGTGGCTTCGGTTTGGGGCGCGGTGGTTCAAGCATTGGGCTGGGGATTGGTGGTGGGTTTGGAGCTGGTTTCCGGCACCAACCCGTCGAAGTAGAGCGAGTGTCGCTACTGGCTCGCGATGGCTATATCCGGCTTTCACGAGATATTCGTCGCTTTGACCACTTAGGGGATCTGCGTGAATCTTACAGCGCGAGCAATGATGATTTTTGTCAGCGTTTCCAAACTGCGTTTAAGCAAGCAGCAGCTACCCCGGGGGCGTTATGAAACCACTACGTAAGCACTTCTTTTTAACGGCCACCGCGCTACTCATGACTATTACGCTGGCAGGCTGTGCAACGACACAGCCACTAGAGCCGCGAGAGCTACGTTACAACGCTTCCCCAGAGCAAACGTTCCGCGAAGCCATTGAGTTAATGATGGAGCAGGGCTATATCGTGCGGCACGCTGATTTAGCGCTAGGGCGCGCAGAGGCAACGCTAGCCCGCTGGCCTGAGTATCGCCTGCAACTACAGGTAAGTGAGGTGGCTGGTGGTAGCTATGTCAGCTTATCGGCGTTGCGTGGGAATCAGCCACTGCCACCGCGTGTATTAGATCCTTGGTTGGTTGAGCTGCAACATAAATTAGGAGAATTGCCGTGATAGGCGTATTGCCCGCGCATGGAAATTTGCTGAATAAACTCCGCGGTTACTGGGTAGTGTTGGCAGTAGGTGTTAGCGGCGCGTTAAGCAGCAGTCCGGTGATGGCTCACCCCCATGGCTGGGTCGATCTCAGTGTGCGGGTGATAACAAACAATGAGGGGATTGCAACAGGGCTTCATCAAACGTGGCGAATGGACCCTTTTTACAGTTTGGTGGTGTTCGAAGAGTTACAGCAGGTTCAAGGCAGCAATCTGCAAGAAGGCCTTGACCAGCTAGGCAGCGACATCCGCGACAACTTGTCGCAGCAGCACTACTTTACGGAGATTCGTGTAGATGGCGAACCACAAGCGCTGGGTGAGGTGTCTGAATACACGGCGTTGGAGCGTGATGGCCGCTTAACCTTTATGTTTATTCTGCCGTTAGCAACGCCTCAGCCATTGGCCGGACGAATGCTGGAGTACCAGGTCTTTGATCCAACCTACTATATCGAAGTGGTGCACGAAGAAGAGGAAGGGGCACCCTCTGAGCAGGCACTGATTCTTAATGGTGAACCTGACTGTCGTTTAAGCGTGTTACCTGCTGACCCTGATCCGGAACTGGTTATGCAAGCCGCGCTGTTAGATGTGGACGAAGAAGGTGAGCCAGGATTGGGCCGCCATTTTGCAGAAACGGGGCGGGTTGAATGCGACTAGCGGAAAACCTGAAAGGTCGTGTATAAAGTGTTACTTGACAGCAGTGTTACTTTATAACTTTTCAGTGGAGGGGCAATGCCTTTAACGCGGCAACAACTGCTATGGGGAGCGCTGACCGTGTTTGGGGCGCTGCTGTTGGTCGTCATCGTACAGGCTAATTTGCAGGGGGTTAGTCTTCAACTGCTGGCTTGGCAGCGAGATTTACACCGTACTCTGACACTTGCTATTACCGAGCTTTCCCGCACGCCTTCTGCCACTACGTGGCTGACGCTACTAGGGGTAAGTTTTGCTTATGGCGTTTTTCATGCTGCAGGGCCTGGGCATGGTAAAGCGGTATTAGCGACGTATTTAGCATCTCACGGTGGTGCCACCCGGCGCGCCTTGGGGCTTTCCTTTGCGGCAGCCTTGCTACAAGGGATTACAGCGATTGCCATGGTGGCTGTACTCGTACATGGCCTTGGCTGGCTGACCCGTCAGGCAATGGGTAGCGTAGCGTGGGTGGAACAAGCCAGTTTTATGTTAGTAGCACTGTTAGGTGGCTGGTTATGCTGGCGCGCCATTAAACAATTGCGCCACGCTTATTCCGCACACGCTAGCCATGCTGCTGAACACAGTCATAGCCATGATCATTCCCACTGCTGCGGAGGCGCTCATCATATTGAACCTCAGCAAGCGCTCGACTGGCGCACCGCATTGATGACCGTCGGTGCGATCGGTATGAGACCCTGTACTGGGGCA containing:
- a CDS encoding DUF1007 family protein — translated: MLAVGVSGALSSSPVMAHPHGWVDLSVRVITNNEGIATGLHQTWRMDPFYSLVVFEELQQVQGSNLQEGLDQLGSDIRDNLSQQHYFTEIRVDGEPQALGEVSEYTALERDGRLTFMFILPLATPQPLAGRMLEYQVFDPTYYIEVVHEEEEGAPSEQALILNGEPDCRLSVLPADPDPELVMQAALLDVDEEGEPGLGRHFAETGRVECD
- a CDS encoding nickel/cobalt transporter, translated to MPLTRQQLLWGALTVFGALLLVVIVQANLQGVSLQLLAWQRDLHRTLTLAITELSRTPSATTWLTLLGVSFAYGVFHAAGPGHGKAVLATYLASHGGATRRALGLSFAAALLQGITAIAMVAVLVHGLGWLTRQAMGSVAWVEQASFMLVALLGGWLCWRAIKQLRHAYSAHASHAAEHSHSHDHSHCCGGAHHIEPQQALDWRTALMTVGAIGMRPCTGAVLMLGAASLLGQFYVGVASVLAMSLGTGITVSVLALASIVARGWAAKRLRQQSSRQVVEKAAGWAALTGGALIVALGVSLSMAGAAQPASGPLLSEPPSRQGPLLGN